The proteins below are encoded in one region of Fimbriimonadaceae bacterium:
- the glyS gene encoding glycine--tRNA ligase subunit beta, producing MPNLGKAPVADGKLVPGMPELLLEVGCEELPAGSIRRAHDQLAFEILTRLTAASVSHGAHETLGTPRRLIVSIQDVLDRQPDVPTASRGPAVKAAFDAEGKPSKALEGFCRGQGITPDQVQVEGDYVWAHRVVPGKPTRELLAEILPEAIRSLTFDKTMRWGSGRFRFARPIRWILATFGSEVVPFELEGILSGDLSYGHRFRSPGSFSAANGLAGLLAELRHRHVEPDAEKRKAAIRAGAEAHSADTSATSAALIEENAYLTEQPRCLLGNFAQEFLELPDPVLITVMAKHERFFPVRNQQGSLTTGFVSVCNGGDENTVREGNEWVVNARLNDARHFFLEDKKHTLSEFLERTRSMTFQEKLGSVRDRADRLAKLAADIAAWSGGSLSDQDYARRAGLYAKADLSTGLVSELDELQGVIGGIYGSREDFPPPVTSAISRQYASFSATEDAVADRTAFCLVLADQIDKLAGYLGIGAVPTGSSDPYGLRRAATTIIEACWAWPEAQDLTPLLDSAFKNYADGQVSLDADKATQHLHEIFVSRYEGLLASHRYDLVQAALSGGMPLLNPRAVQFRIQVMETISPETAFIQTATRPLNITAAAEKKGLVIEPGLPKDEALQSSEASALLRAVETARQQVRSAAERADVAELVTGLRTLAKPIDSFFDSTMVMADDELVRNARLRLLAEVNGLLLQAGDFTKIVIEG from the coding sequence TTGCCGAACCTCGGAAAGGCACCGGTGGCCGACGGTAAACTCGTTCCCGGAATGCCGGAATTATTGCTCGAGGTCGGCTGTGAAGAGTTACCGGCCGGTTCAATCCGGCGTGCGCACGACCAACTCGCTTTCGAGATCCTTACGCGGCTAACGGCCGCCTCGGTCTCACACGGCGCCCATGAAACGCTCGGCACACCCCGGCGGCTCATCGTCTCAATCCAGGACGTTCTCGATCGGCAACCTGATGTTCCGACCGCCTCGCGGGGGCCTGCCGTGAAAGCGGCATTCGACGCCGAAGGCAAACCAAGCAAGGCGCTGGAAGGCTTCTGCCGGGGCCAGGGCATAACCCCCGACCAAGTCCAGGTCGAAGGCGACTACGTCTGGGCGCACCGCGTGGTCCCGGGCAAGCCGACGCGCGAGCTTCTCGCCGAAATCCTGCCCGAAGCGATCCGGTCCCTGACCTTCGACAAAACCATGCGGTGGGGCTCCGGGCGGTTTCGGTTCGCCCGCCCAATTCGCTGGATCTTGGCAACTTTCGGCTCTGAAGTTGTCCCTTTTGAGCTCGAGGGCATTCTGTCCGGGGATTTAAGCTATGGCCACCGCTTCCGCTCTCCGGGCTCATTTTCGGCGGCGAACGGCCTCGCCGGCTTGCTGGCAGAGCTCCGCCATCGCCACGTTGAACCCGATGCCGAAAAACGGAAGGCGGCCATCAGGGCGGGTGCGGAAGCCCACTCCGCCGACACCAGCGCCACCTCCGCAGCCCTTATCGAGGAAAACGCTTATCTGACCGAGCAACCGCGTTGCCTCCTCGGAAACTTCGCCCAAGAGTTCTTAGAATTGCCAGATCCCGTGCTGATCACCGTTATGGCGAAACATGAGCGGTTCTTCCCTGTGCGAAACCAACAAGGTTCGCTCACTACAGGATTCGTCTCAGTGTGCAATGGTGGCGACGAGAACACCGTCCGGGAGGGGAACGAATGGGTCGTGAACGCGCGGCTTAATGATGCGCGCCACTTCTTTTTAGAAGATAAGAAGCATACGCTTTCCGAATTCCTGGAGCGCACCCGTTCCATGACCTTTCAGGAAAAGCTGGGCTCTGTGCGCGATCGCGCCGACCGGCTCGCTAAGTTGGCTGCCGATATCGCCGCGTGGAGCGGCGGCAGCCTTAGCGATCAGGATTATGCCCGAAGAGCCGGTCTTTACGCAAAGGCAGATTTGAGCACTGGCCTCGTCTCCGAACTCGATGAGTTGCAAGGCGTTATCGGCGGTATTTACGGGTCCCGCGAAGACTTTCCTCCTCCCGTGACCTCAGCCATTTCGCGTCAGTACGCATCTTTCTCGGCTACCGAAGACGCAGTTGCTGACCGCACGGCATTCTGCTTGGTTTTGGCGGATCAGATCGATAAGTTGGCCGGGTATTTGGGCATTGGTGCCGTCCCCACCGGAAGTAGCGACCCTTACGGGTTGCGGCGCGCCGCCACCACAATTATCGAAGCCTGTTGGGCATGGCCGGAAGCCCAAGACCTGACGCCCTTGCTCGATAGTGCGTTTAAAAACTACGCCGATGGACAGGTCTCGCTTGATGCGGACAAGGCGACCCAGCACCTTCATGAGATCTTTGTCAGCCGGTATGAAGGCCTCTTGGCGTCGCACCGGTATGACCTCGTGCAGGCGGCCTTGAGCGGCGGAATGCCGCTTCTGAATCCGCGGGCGGTGCAATTCCGGATTCAAGTGATGGAAACCATTTCCCCTGAGACAGCGTTCATTCAGACGGCGACCCGCCCCCTGAACATTACCGCTGCCGCGGAAAAGAAGGGCCTGGTCATTGAGCCCGGATTGCCGAAGGATGAGGCTTTGCAAAGTTCGGAGGCCAGCGCGCTTCTCAGGGCCGTCGAAACGGCGCGCCAACAGGTCCGATCGGCGGCAGAACGCGCGGACGTCGCCGAATTGGTGACGGGCTTAAGGACTTTAGCAAAGCCCATCGACTCGTTTTTTGACTCCACCATGGTTATGGCAGACGACGAGCTCGTAAGGAACGCACGCCTTAGACTTTTGGCCGAAGTGAACGGCCTCCTCCTACAAGCAGGGGACTTTACGAAGATTGTGATCGAAGGTTGA
- a CDS encoding riboflavin synthase, translated as MFTGLVQAVGKVLKVSPGNLLVEKCLPVSNDPYLIGESIAVNGCCLTLVDFDQGLEFNLSEETWTRTALRTLRIGSRVNLERSVRAADRLGGHIVQGHVDSVATVEAVETLEGSVKLVLQNLEPRYLIQKGSLTVDGVSLTVNNPSNGQAEFYIIPHTAEATTLCEKRVGDVVNIEYDVLAKYVEQLMPFVNLRSQSS; from the coding sequence ATGTTTACTGGTCTCGTCCAAGCGGTGGGGAAAGTCCTCAAGGTATCGCCTGGAAACTTGCTAGTGGAGAAATGCCTGCCTGTTTCCAACGATCCTTATCTTATCGGAGAAAGTATTGCCGTTAACGGTTGTTGCTTAACCCTTGTGGATTTCGATCAAGGTCTCGAATTTAACCTGAGTGAAGAAACATGGACTCGAACCGCCTTGCGCACATTGAGAATTGGGAGCCGAGTTAACCTTGAGCGTTCTGTTCGCGCGGCTGACCGCCTGGGCGGCCACATTGTGCAAGGCCATGTGGATAGCGTGGCCACCGTCGAGGCAGTAGAAACGCTGGAAGGATCAGTTAAGCTCGTCCTGCAAAACTTAGAACCACGCTATCTGATCCAGAAGGGCTCCCTCACCGTAGACGGCGTGAGCTTGACCGTCAACAACCCCTCGAACGGGCAAGCGGAATTCTATATCATCCCGCATACGGCAGAAGCGACAACGCTTTGTGAAAAGAGAGTGGGGGACGTAGTCAATATCGAGTACGACGTCTTGGCAAAGTACGTCGAGCAGTTAATGCCTTTCGTCAACCTTCGATCACAATCTTCGTAA
- a CDS encoding ketoacyl-ACP synthase III — protein MTRAVITGIGHGVPSRVLDNFELEKIVETNDEWIVQRTGIKERRVCDENETASTLSIEASREALEDARLSPEAVDTVICGTVTGDMPFPATACLVQAGIGALNASAFDVGAACAGFITSLAVATALIESGAARNVVVIGVDVLTKYLDWTDRSTCVLFGDAAGAVVVQAQEGTDRGVMKTVMAADGRGAAHIDFEVGGSRYPINAPESEGKRRKVHMNGQEVYRFAVKAMNDACCRTLDEAGLTPADVDLFVPHQANLRIIRAAQERLGLPDDRVFVNVDRYGNTSGGSIPLALYEAKKTGRLKVGDTVMTVGFGAGLVWGANLIRW, from the coding sequence ATGACGCGAGCCGTCATCACCGGGATCGGACATGGCGTTCCCTCACGCGTTTTAGATAACTTCGAACTGGAAAAGATAGTCGAAACGAACGACGAGTGGATCGTCCAGCGAACTGGGATCAAGGAACGACGGGTCTGCGACGAGAACGAGACCGCCTCGACCTTGAGCATAGAGGCCTCTCGGGAAGCGCTCGAGGACGCGCGCTTGTCCCCGGAAGCGGTGGACACCGTCATCTGCGGCACAGTCACTGGCGACATGCCGTTCCCCGCGACCGCCTGCCTGGTCCAAGCCGGAATCGGGGCTCTGAACGCATCCGCGTTCGACGTGGGCGCGGCCTGCGCCGGGTTCATCACTTCTTTGGCGGTGGCGACCGCCCTCATCGAGTCCGGTGCCGCGAGAAACGTCGTGGTGATCGGGGTCGACGTCCTCACGAAGTACCTTGATTGGACTGACCGCTCCACCTGCGTCCTCTTCGGCGACGCGGCCGGAGCCGTCGTGGTGCAGGCGCAAGAAGGCACCGACCGGGGAGTGATGAAGACGGTCATGGCCGCCGATGGGAGAGGGGCGGCGCACATCGACTTTGAGGTCGGGGGATCGCGCTACCCCATCAACGCGCCCGAGTCCGAAGGCAAGCGGCGCAAGGTGCATATGAACGGCCAAGAGGTCTATCGGTTCGCGGTGAAGGCCATGAACGACGCCTGCTGCCGAACGCTCGACGAGGCGGGCTTAACGCCGGCCGACGTCGACCTTTTCGTCCCTCACCAGGCGAACCTCAGGATTATCCGCGCCGCCCAAGAGCGGCTCGGCCTGCCGGACGACCGGGTCTTCGTCAACGTCGACCGCTATGGGAACACGAGCGGAGGCTCCATTCCGTTGGCCCTCTATGAAGCCAAAAAGACCGGTCGCCTTAAGGTAGGCGACACGGTCATGACGGTCGGTTTCGGCGCCGGCCTCGTCTGGGGAGCGAACCTGATCCGCTGGTAG
- the plsX gene encoding phosphate acyltransferase PlsX, translating into MTIALDAMGGDFAPEAIVEGAVWAAQLMQEEILLVGVPDRIRSCFRGTPPPNIRIHPASEVVEMHEKPTEALRKKRDSSISVAANLVKTGEAVAMVSAGNTGAATAAALLSWRQISGVHRPAIASVFPRRNGQFLLLDAGASPDVDPEHLVEFALMGLAYAERVMGKKDPKAHLLNIGEEPGKGNAFAKQAYDMMARYPWFAGNLEPKAMFHAECDVLVCDAFVGNMVLKTSEGVAEYIVDEIRGSVPTGPGRFLFLPMKAAMAPLRRKLDYAEYGGSPLLGLNGICVIGHGRSNPKAIKNALMIAARAAEHDLVGKIRESLSQLAEGAAV; encoded by the coding sequence GTGACCATCGCCCTCGACGCGATGGGAGGCGATTTTGCGCCCGAAGCCATCGTCGAAGGGGCCGTCTGGGCGGCCCAGCTGATGCAGGAGGAGATCCTCTTGGTCGGCGTCCCCGACCGCATCCGCTCGTGCTTCCGGGGCACGCCGCCGCCGAACATCCGCATCCACCCCGCATCGGAGGTCGTCGAGATGCACGAAAAGCCCACCGAGGCTTTGCGCAAGAAACGAGATTCGTCGATTTCTGTGGCGGCAAACTTGGTCAAAACGGGTGAAGCCGTCGCCATGGTCTCGGCTGGCAACACGGGCGCGGCCACTGCGGCCGCCTTGCTCAGTTGGCGACAGATTAGTGGTGTCCATCGGCCCGCTATTGCGTCGGTTTTTCCCAGGAGAAATGGACAATTCCTCTTGCTCGATGCGGGGGCCTCGCCCGATGTCGACCCGGAACACTTGGTGGAGTTCGCCCTTATGGGGCTTGCCTATGCTGAGCGGGTCATGGGGAAGAAGGACCCGAAGGCGCACCTCCTGAACATCGGGGAGGAGCCCGGCAAAGGCAACGCATTCGCCAAGCAGGCCTATGACATGATGGCGCGCTACCCTTGGTTCGCGGGCAACCTAGAGCCGAAAGCGATGTTCCATGCGGAATGTGACGTCCTGGTCTGCGACGCCTTCGTCGGCAACATGGTGCTCAAGACTTCGGAGGGGGTCGCGGAGTACATCGTCGACGAGATAAGGGGTTCCGTCCCCACCGGGCCGGGCCGCTTCCTGTTCCTTCCCATGAAGGCGGCGATGGCGCCCCTTCGCCGCAAGCTCGACTACGCCGAATACGGCGGCTCGCCTCTGCTTGGGCTGAACGGGATTTGCGTCATCGGGCACGGCAGGAGCAACCCGAAAGCCATCAAGAACGCCCTGATGATCGCCGCGAGGGCGGCTGAGCACGACCTCGTTGGGAAAATCCGGGAGTCTCTCAGCCAACTCGCGGAAGGGGCCGCCGTATGA
- a CDS encoding DUF177 domain-containing protein: protein MKRTGLLDLNEAVQHPGKKLVFEVRSELGQEEDIDLLEPVTGQLQAVSTGNLLLVKAQLRTKTVVECARCTAPLEVDVKFSMDEQFAVEGVPSAYASDSYAYVVTDEPEPLFDHNALILDAFLRQGLLLSLPMQSLCSGDWEVPCPGGEGGAAAKVEDGHPAFRVLGELRHDGETGS, encoded by the coding sequence ATGAAACGCACGGGGCTCCTCGACCTTAACGAGGCGGTCCAACACCCGGGCAAAAAACTGGTATTCGAGGTGCGATCCGAGCTTGGCCAGGAAGAGGACATCGACCTACTAGAACCCGTCACAGGCCAGTTGCAGGCCGTGAGCACCGGAAACTTGCTCCTTGTGAAGGCCCAACTGCGTACCAAAACTGTTGTGGAGTGCGCACGGTGCACGGCACCGTTGGAAGTCGACGTCAAATTTTCGATGGACGAGCAGTTCGCCGTGGAGGGCGTGCCTTCCGCTTACGCGTCGGACAGCTATGCCTATGTCGTCACCGACGAACCGGAACCGCTCTTCGACCATAACGCCCTCATCCTCGACGCGTTCCTTCGTCAGGGCCTGCTCTTGAGCCTCCCGATGCAGTCCCTCTGCTCCGGTGATTGGGAAGTCCCCTGTCCCGGCGGGGAGGGCGGCGCGGCGGCGAAAGTCGAGGACGGCCATCCTGCATTCCGGGTGCTCGGCGAACTGCGCCACGACGGGGAGACCGGCTCGTGA
- a CDS encoding ubiquitin-like protein UBact: MTISFDRTLRREFEEPSRKTGDDEGPTKPDIGRPDAPNELLKRMKRVDPEQAKKYRQRSGQ, from the coding sequence ATGACGATTTCATTCGACCGCACTCTCCGCCGGGAATTCGAAGAGCCGTCACGCAAGACGGGGGACGACGAGGGGCCCACTAAGCCCGATATCGGTCGTCCGGACGCTCCGAACGAGCTGCTAAAGCGCATGAAGCGCGTCGACCCGGAGCAGGCGAAAAAGTACCGCCAGCGATCAGGCCAGTGA
- a CDS encoding proteasome accessory factor PafA2 family protein has protein sequence MFRVLAGIETEYGLSIQGRGAEDQVEDSAEFVRAFPARAFVGWDYRFESPRADLRGFKLDRLAFDPEDAKFDTGRVHQSDQAVRSDRVLPNGARFYNDHGHPEYATPECWSLEELTLHDMAGEEWLRRTAEAYEALTGLRTKVFKNNSDGHGASYGTHESYLVPRPLGFEALYRAVMPMLVARIALCGAGKVGSEALGPCDYQLSQRADFFVEAANAETLYRRPVFNTRDEPHGDPGQWIRLHVISGDANMLPAATHRKAGLVKVALLLAMAEEAPVWRIPSPPKAAQSVSRSHRGEGRIDLEGANWTTARQIIESYTDAFRRTFVADPEASELLAVCDEAESLLADLAGEGDRAARRIDWLAKKRLLDEFRESEGLAWNDPTLRSLDLAYHDLDPDEGLVPALAQMARIDPFPEDAIVRARMTSVFESNRARVRSQAVKEFLPSLAGVSWGSLSLSDEGREVRLALDPGKDYGPGIENARAISELETVVKGDT, from the coding sequence ATGTTCCGCGTCCTGGCCGGGATCGAGACCGAGTACGGGCTCTCGATCCAGGGCCGCGGGGCGGAAGACCAGGTCGAGGACAGTGCCGAATTCGTCCGCGCCTTTCCGGCGCGGGCGTTCGTAGGTTGGGACTACCGTTTTGAGAGCCCCAGGGCAGACCTTCGCGGGTTCAAGCTAGATCGGCTCGCATTCGATCCGGAAGACGCCAAGTTCGATACAGGCAGGGTCCATCAGTCCGACCAGGCCGTCCGATCAGACCGGGTGTTGCCCAACGGCGCGCGGTTTTACAACGACCACGGCCATCCCGAATACGCCACGCCGGAATGCTGGAGCCTGGAAGAGCTCACGCTCCACGACATGGCGGGCGAGGAGTGGCTTCGGCGGACGGCCGAAGCCTACGAAGCCCTGACGGGGCTCCGGACAAAGGTCTTCAAGAACAATTCGGACGGGCACGGTGCCTCCTATGGCACCCACGAGAGCTACCTTGTCCCGAGGCCGCTCGGCTTCGAGGCGCTCTACCGCGCCGTCATGCCGATGCTCGTGGCGAGGATCGCTCTGTGCGGCGCGGGCAAGGTCGGGAGCGAGGCGCTAGGACCTTGTGACTACCAGCTTTCGCAAAGGGCAGATTTCTTTGTCGAGGCGGCAAACGCGGAGACCCTCTACCGCCGCCCTGTCTTCAACACTCGGGACGAGCCCCACGGCGACCCCGGTCAGTGGATCCGCCTGCACGTCATCAGCGGCGACGCCAACATGCTTCCCGCCGCCACCCACCGGAAGGCCGGACTCGTCAAGGTCGCCTTGCTCTTAGCGATGGCCGAAGAGGCCCCGGTTTGGCGCATCCCCAGCCCGCCGAAAGCGGCCCAGAGCGTGAGCCGGTCGCATCGGGGAGAGGGCCGGATCGACCTGGAGGGCGCGAATTGGACCACCGCCCGCCAGATCATTGAGTCTTACACAGATGCCTTTCGCCGCACGTTCGTCGCCGATCCTGAGGCGTCAGAGCTCCTCGCCGTCTGCGACGAGGCTGAATCGCTGCTCGCCGACCTGGCTGGGGAGGGGGACAGAGCGGCCCGGCGCATCGACTGGCTCGCCAAGAAACGCCTGCTCGATGAGTTTCGCGAGTCGGAAGGGCTGGCTTGGAACGACCCGACCCTCCGCTCACTGGACCTGGCCTACCACGACCTGGACCCCGACGAGGGACTCGTGCCCGCCCTCGCCCAAATGGCCCGAATCGACCCATTTCCAGAGGACGCAATAGTCCGGGCACGAATGACGAGCGTCTTCGAGAGCAACCGCGCCCGGGTCCGCTCCCAGGCGGTCAAGGAGTTTCTCCCGAGCCTCGCCGGAGTATCCTGGGGCAGCCTTAGCCTCAGTGATGAGGGCCGCGAGGTGCGGTTGGCGCTCGACCCCGGCAAGGACTATGGCCCGGGGATCGAAAACGCCCGCGCGATCAGCGAGCTGGAGACCGTAGTAAAAGGAGACACATGA